The Glycine max cultivar Williams 82 chromosome 17, Glycine_max_v4.0, whole genome shotgun sequence genome contains the following window.
TATCGACGTCCTTCTCCTGTTCCGGTGTCAAGTACTTAAATGGCGGAAGGTACTTCCCACTAGTATCCCTCACCAAGTAAAGCGGATCAAGAATGTAAGCAGCAGCCCAAGCAGGGTGGTAATTCTTCTTGAACCTCCTCTCAACAAGCTTCTCCACAACCCCTTCTGCAATGTGGAATTTTGAACACCAATCCTTAACTTTTGCCCTCAACTCATCCCAAAGGGGAAGGCATTGCCCAACCAGAGGCCTCTCTGCCTCAATCTCCTGAGCCATGTCTTTAACCAATTTAACCAAACCATGGACAGCCTCCAAGTCATTCCAAAACCCCACATCGCGAATCATGTCCCCGACCTCCCTCGCGCCCTGGTCCTCAATGGCGACCATCTTGAAAGGCTCATCCATGAGCACCAGCTGCAAGGCGCGGACAGAGCTCAAAGTGTCCTCCATCATAGCACACACGGGCAGTCCGAATTCGAACTCGTGAGCAGGCACCCGGAGCAGCCAGGTGTGGCCATACTCCTGCAGCTGGTACTTGTGGAAACTGTTCCTGACCTGAGAGGTGTAATTGAACAAATTGGCTAGCTTGAGACAATTCTGAACGACGGTCCTGAACAAAGGAAGCTCCTTGGCGAAGTCCTTGATCAAAGTGTTGAAACCCTGATACTGACAAGTTAGATTAACCATCCAATGATTCTGATTCTCGAGATTTTTCAAGGCCTTGGCCTTGAACCTGTCTGCAACTATCCCAACACACTGTTGCACGAGATTCCCACAAATGCCAGTGATTGTCTCCCACATAACCTCCTCCGCATACTTTGAAGGCGCAGAAGCAGTAACAAACAACGCCCTTCTGTACAAACTGGTCCCATTCGGTAGATTCACACTCAAATTCACCAACCCCGAATTGCtatcatcataatcataataactctccctctccctcttccACTTCCATCCATCAGACGCAATCTGAAAGAACATCGCATCCCTAATCCTTGCCTCGGACTCAACCTTAGCCTCCTCGAACCTCGCATCCAACCTCGTACCGGTGAACTCCCTCGGAAACACCGGCGGCAAACCGACCTGCGCGAGAAAAGCTCGAAACTTTGGATGCTCCAAGCTCGAGAAAGAGACGGCGCCGCACGACTCGTAGACCCAATCGCCGAGAAACTTAATCGCGCTGTCGATTTGGGCCTTACTCAAAGTGGGCCCAGGAGAAGTTTTGGGACTCTTGAGCTTCTTCACACTGTCCTCCAACATAGCTAAAGCTCCCAAATCCTCTTTCCCACCAGATAGCTTCAaatgctgctgctgctgatgaggAATCAAACCTATTCCAAACCGAGAGGGTGCGTGGTAGAGAGAACCCGAGCCTGAACCCGAAGCTGAGGGCGAAGTGGTGGTTCTTTTGCGGTTGTTAAAGGGAGAAGCAGAAGGAGGAGAAgtggaagaagaaacaagaacaggGGAAACAGAGGAAATGGGTTTGGCGGCGGAGTTGAAATTGGGGCACGTGCCGCGCTTGAGGTGTTCGGAGGCGGTGCGGGAAGGGTTGGAAGCGGAGAAAACGGCGTCGCAGAGGGTGCAACGGAGTTTCACCGCTTTGGGGAGTCCCGTTTCGGTGTTGTGAACCAGCAGAGGCTCGAGGTGCGTCCAGTACCATGCGCCTTTACCCTTTATCGCTTTGTTTCGAACCATCAGAAGCCCCTCGTAGCGCTTCTGCGCCGTCTTCGCCGCCGCCTCGTCCGAGGAAGCGGCCGAGTCCGCCGCCGCCACGCCGGCGTTCGTCGCCGCCATTGCGAGTGACAGTGAAGAACAAATGAGAGTGTAATAAAAAAGGGGCGATCACGATTCACGATCACGATTTTACGTCATCGTCGTCGTCGTCGGGATCCGGGGGAAAGAGCATTTAGCCGAAGCGTGGCCGGAATTCGAATTTCCGGCGATAGTCCATAGAAGAGGGTGGGTTTGTTGTTATaatgatgaaagaaaaaaaaaagagaggtttTTTAAGTGAGTGAAGTGAGTGAGTGAAGAGAAGTGAGTGAGTGAATGAGACCGAAATAGCAAAGCGAATGAGAGTGGAGCAGATACACGTACGGCTACTACTCCACTCTCAGATCAATGACAGAGAAAAAGGGCGACGCTTTTTCACGCGCGGGAGTGTGCGCGTGGGAAACAGCTTTCCGGGAACGAGACTCCCACGTAGCTCATGATTGGGGAGTGAGACACACGCGCCGTTGGAGACTTTTCTTTACACGTTTTCTCCTTtagtttgtttgtttattttctcttttgtttttcgggTCATCGTGTGGGTCTTCTACTGTCCTTGTCGctttcttttttcctatttattattttttttaatgctgaTTTTTAAGAGTATTCAAATTAGAACgatcacaaataaaaatttaaaatattcaaaaaaatcaaaaattgaatcaaattgattttttttcagatgtatttggataaatttttttattaaattggaTTGGTTTTCTTCGATTTGTGACTTGATCCAAACCTAAcagttatattaatataatattatgcattttaTGTAATACATAAAATGTATATTAACAAGTTTCATAAATTGCTATCAATAATTTACATACTTTTACTATAGAAGATTTAGTATATTAACAAGTTTCATAAATCtctatcaataaaattttaatataattttatttaaaatatgaaaaaaaaacgtataaattttaatgaaataatattttagtaaaaattacaaaaatcaaattgaatgaaatcacaaaatactaatttaatttagtttaaattttattttaaataaaaactaaaccacatatattttttaagtttgatttatatgattttttaataaaaattcgaATCAATTCCAATTAGTAACTAAGTGTACTATTTTTAACCATAAAATTATCCCGTCTATCTtgtttttagtcatttttttgttttgtgggCCGAATTCATTTAGGTGGGAATTAATTAATTGGTGTTTTTAGGAAAGTGTTAATCATGCTCAAATGTGggttaaagaattaaatgtgaaatattttaattaaaaacatgagtaatatattttattatgactTTTAATGAGTTTCTTAATCATAGCTCCTTTCATTCTTTTTATATTGaagttttagtaaaaaaaaatatatttaaatttgattgctatttttcaatttctatgaataataaaagtattgagtctcattaataattttttaatgtcttaaaataatagtaaattatttttttattaattgaaaatcatGCCAGGAACAcgttaaaaattacaataaaaatgcaTTGATAACACgtgttaataaaaatattatttttaatttcttaaataatattttagatattgattaa
Protein-coding sequences here:
- the LOC100785216 gene encoding uncharacterized protein; the protein is MAATNAGVAAADSAASSDEAAAKTAQKRYEGLLMVRNKAIKGKGAWYWTHLEPLLVHNTETGLPKAVKLRCTLCDAVFSASNPSRTASEHLKRGTCPNFNSAAKPISSVSPVLVSSSTSPPSASPFNNRKRTTTSPSASGSGSGSLYHAPSRFGIGLIPHQQQQHLKLSGGKEDLGALAMLEDSVKKLKSPKTSPGPTLSKAQIDSAIKFLGDWVYESCGAVSFSSLEHPKFRAFLAQVGLPPVFPREFTGTRLDARFEEAKVESEARIRDAMFFQIASDGWKWKRERESYYDYDDSNSGLVNLSVNLPNGTSLYRRALFVTASAPSKYAEEVMWETITGICGNLVQQCVGIVADRFKAKALKNLENQNHWMVNLTCQYQGFNTLIKDFAKELPLFRTVVQNCLKLANLFNYTSQVRNSFHKYQLQEYGHTWLLRVPAHEFEFGLPVCAMMEDTLSSVRALQLVLMDEPFKMVAIEDQGAREVGDMIRDVGFWNDLEAVHGLVKLVKDMAQEIEAERPLVGQCLPLWDELRAKVKDWCSKFHIAEGVVEKLVERRFKKNYHPAWAAAYILDPLYLVRDTSGKYLPPFKYLTPEQEKDVDRLITRLVARDEAHIALMELMKWRTEGLDPVYAQAVQMKERDPVTGKMRIVNPQSSRLVWETYLTEFKSLGKVAVRLIFLHATSCGFKCNWSLWRWVCAQGHHSRNALNKVQKLIFIAAHSKLERRDFSSDQDKDAELFTLANGEDDVLNDVLVDTSSV